In one Dermacentor variabilis isolate Ectoservices chromosome 4, ASM5094787v1, whole genome shotgun sequence genomic region, the following are encoded:
- the UQCR-Q gene encoding ubiquinol-cytochrome c reductase ubiquinone-binding protein has translation MGLHFGNLYKLRGIVMYRVSPYEQRAFAGLFKQGIPNVIRRTKDQIFYVLPPFVLTYLVYDWGEREHKKSMRKNPADFANDK, from the exons ATGGGTCTTCACTTCGGGAACCTGTACAAACTGCGCGGAATCGTGATGTACCGAGTGTCTCCATACGAGCAGCGCGCATTCGCCGGCTTATTCAAGCAAGGCATCCCTAACGTAATTCGCAGGACGAAGGACCAAATATTCTATGTCCTGCCGC CCTTTGTTCTGACTTACCTTGTCTACGACTGGGGTGAGCGTGAGCATAAGAAGTCAATGCGCAAGAACCCTGCTGACTTTGCCAACGACAAGTAA